In one window of Erythrolamprus reginae isolate rEryReg1 chromosome 1, rEryReg1.hap1, whole genome shotgun sequence DNA:
- the NTPCR gene encoding cancer-related nucleoside-triphosphatase isoform X1, with the protein MATHVFLTGPPGIGKTTLIRKAAEILKSSGILIDGFYTEEVRESGRRTGFDVVTLNGKRGILSRVGSGHSAARHEYRVGQYVVDLASFEQLALPLLRNTDLDSSSVKKVCIIDEVGKMELFSQAFIQAVQQILNGSGTVILGTIPVPKGKPLRLVEEIRNRKEVKVFSITRENRDDVLQEVVTAVENCLK; encoded by the exons aTGGCCACCCACGTTTTCCTCACGGGACCCCCAG GAATTGGAAAAACAACATTGATTCGGAAAGCTGCCGAAATTTTGAAATCATCTGGTATCCTCATTGATGGATTTTATACAGAGGAAGTGAGAGAAAGTGGCCGGAGAACAGGGTTTGATGTTGTCACTCTGAATGGAAAAAGAGGAATTTTATCTAGAGTTGG CTCTGGTCATTCAGCAGCAAGGCATGAATATCGTGTTGGCCAGTATGTTGTAGACCTAGCTTCATTCGAACAGTTGGCTCTTCCTTTGTTGAGAAAC ACTGATCTTGACAGCAGTTCAGTGAAAAAGGTCTGCATAATtgatgaggttggtaaaatggagCTCTTCAGCCAGGCATTTATTCAAGCTGTCCAACAAATTTTGAATGGATCCGGGACTGTGATACTTGGAACAATCCCAGTGCCTAAAGGAAAGCCTTTGAGACTTGTGGAAGAGATCAGAAATAGAAAAGAGGTGAAAGTCTTCAGT attACGAGGGAGAATCGAGATGACGTTTTGCAAGAAGTTGTGACAGCTGTGGAGAACTGCCTAAAATGA
- the NTPCR gene encoding cancer-related nucleoside-triphosphatase isoform X2 produces the protein MGIGKTTLIRKAAEILKSSGILIDGFYTEEVRESGRRTGFDVVTLNGKRGILSRVGSGHSAARHEYRVGQYVVDLASFEQLALPLLRNTDLDSSSVKKVCIIDEVGKMELFSQAFIQAVQQILNGSGTVILGTIPVPKGKPLRLVEEIRNRKEVKVFSITRENRDDVLQEVVTAVENCLK, from the exons ATGG GAATTGGAAAAACAACATTGATTCGGAAAGCTGCCGAAATTTTGAAATCATCTGGTATCCTCATTGATGGATTTTATACAGAGGAAGTGAGAGAAAGTGGCCGGAGAACAGGGTTTGATGTTGTCACTCTGAATGGAAAAAGAGGAATTTTATCTAGAGTTGG CTCTGGTCATTCAGCAGCAAGGCATGAATATCGTGTTGGCCAGTATGTTGTAGACCTAGCTTCATTCGAACAGTTGGCTCTTCCTTTGTTGAGAAAC ACTGATCTTGACAGCAGTTCAGTGAAAAAGGTCTGCATAATtgatgaggttggtaaaatggagCTCTTCAGCCAGGCATTTATTCAAGCTGTCCAACAAATTTTGAATGGATCCGGGACTGTGATACTTGGAACAATCCCAGTGCCTAAAGGAAAGCCTTTGAGACTTGTGGAAGAGATCAGAAATAGAAAAGAGGTGAAAGTCTTCAGT attACGAGGGAGAATCGAGATGACGTTTTGCAAGAAGTTGTGACAGCTGTGGAGAACTGCCTAAAATGA